GGCACCAGCTCAGCCCCGGGCTGCTCGACCTCCATGCCTTTGATACCGAGCTTATCCCCGATGTAAGACGAGAGCTGCAGTTTTTATAAGTACTGCTTCTGTTCTGATGATCCCGTGTGGCTGCGTTAGATTATAATATTCTTGATTGTAGGACGTGTTATTGGTCTGACGTTCTGAATTCAGTTGTCGAGGCATGGCCGCATGGGTCCTCAGAagtatttttattttctttggaTCATCGGTGTATGGAAAGCAAACGAAGAACTGTTTCGTTTTTGTTTTGGCATTAGTCTTGTTTTAGGCGAATTTCAGTTACTTGTGCGAAATTAAATGTTTGGTACAGTTTTAGGTAGCTGGTGAGACGTGGCACTGCATCCGTAGGTGTTATTTGTTGGGTCTCATTTTGGTCATGTTCCTGCCAATGCTGCCCACGCCATGTACTCTGCCTGCAAATATGTGCTTTGGCATCTATGTTCTGCATCTATTTTAATGAATTTATGGCTGTGATCAACAGAGGATGCAAAGGCCGGGAGGTTTTGACCTTCATTTTCAGGAAAAGAAAATCTGTGCTGTATGGTTCGATATAATCTATTGATTTGTGTAAGTTAGTTCTTTAGATTAGATGGTATGCTGATGAAGGATCGCTGGTAAACCAAAATATTTAATGTTGTAGCAATGGGACATACTGTATAATATTGCCCACATTGTAAATTCTGTATTAAATGTAATTTCATATTTATATACAGTTTCAAGTACAAGGAATGTATGATGGTGCTGAAAAGTTTGGTTATTCCAATGGAGAAGGCTTTGAAGATTCGAATATGAGCTTTGGTACAGACAAGCAGATGAGCAAGTCCGCTGTTTTTGCTGAAAGTAACTACCTCAAGGCCTTCCCTGAGAAAGAGAAGGCAGCTCCTGTTGCCAAAATCAAAGTGGTGGTATGTTTCTTTGTCCGCTCCATGATTAAATATTTCTCAATGGCTCATACAAAGTTATGAGGACATCTACTTTTTATAGCTTTGATGTTTAATGTTAAATGCAGGTGCGCAAAAGACCTCTGAACAAGAAGGAGATATCGAAGAAAGAAGAAGATATCATAGACATTGAACAAAATTCTTTGACTGTCCATGAGACTAAACTTAAGGTTCATGCCAAGCATGTTATCCCCATCTTTCTGCCTTATTTTTACTTGTCCATATGATCTTAACTTGCTACTCGCAGCCTATTCTCATTGCTTGATGCCTGGCACGTAATTCTGCAGGTTGACCTCACTGAGTATGTCGAAAAGCATGGATTTGTGTTCGATGCTGTTTTGGATGAGGACGTTTCAAATGATGAGGTGATCAATAATCTGCACACTCTATATAATTGTAGTATTAGGTATTATAAATTTATTCTCAACAACCTGAATTCATTCTATTTACAGGTTTATCGTGAAACAGTGGAACCGGTGGTTCCTGCTATTTTCAATCGTACAAaggcaacttgttttgcatacgGACAAACCGGTATATCTCCAACATCCTCTAGATGCATATGTCTAAAATTGCAGCAGACTAAAGACAACTCCTAACTTACATTGTCCATCCAGGTAGTGGAAAAACCTACACCATGAGACCACTTCCTCTAAAGGCCTCCCAGGACATTTTGAGACTAATGCACCATACATATCGGAATCAGGGGTTTCAGTTATTTTTTAGTTTCTTTGAGATCTACGGAGGGAAATTGTATGATCTGCTTAATGAAAGGAGGTACATTATACCTAAATCTGTTATGTTTATAAATATAGTCTATGCAGAATGCCAATTTTGTTTCAGTTCTGAACAATGATTACCTCATGTAGTAAACTTTGCATGAGAGAAGATGGAAAACAGAAAGTTTGCATTGTTGGTTTACAAGAGTACAGGGTGTCTGATCTTGAAACTATCAAGGAGTTGATTGAGAGAGGTAATGCCACCAGAAGTACTGGTACAACTGGTGCGAACGAGGAGTCGTCACGATCTCATGCCATTCTTCAGCTTGCCATCAAACGGCGTGTTGATGGCAATGAGTCTAAGCCACCCAGATTGGCCGGCAAGTTGTCGTTTATTGACCTGGCTGGCAGTGAGCGTGGTGCTGATACAAATGAAAATGATAAACAAACAAGGTTATCTTACAAAACTTTCTTCTATTATTGTCTTATGTAAGGAATATACATATGATTTTTGCTAACACTGAAGTGCTGTTTGAAAAATATTATGCAGAATTGAGGGTGCTGAGATCAATAAAAGTTTGCTTGCTTTAAAGGAATGCATCAGAGCACTCGATAATGATCAGAATCATATTCCCTTCCGTGGTAGCAAGTTGACTGAAGTTTTGCGAGATTCATTCATTGGAGACTCGCGCACTGTCATGATATCATGCATTTCCCCTAGTTCTGGCTCTTGTGAACATACACTGAACACATTGAGATATGCTGATAGGTATTTATCTCTGTTCATTCTTTATGTTGCAGTAGCTGCTTTTTGTCCATGTAACACATGTAACATATTCTCATCTTCAGAGTGAAGAGTCTGTCAAAAGGAAGCAACAGCAAGAAAGATGTGCCTTTGGCCGCTGCACCTTTACGAGAATCGAGTCCTTCCCCATTGGCTTCGGTTGTACCCTCTTTCTCTGCAGCTGAGGTAATGAATGATATCACTGAAAGGAGTAAGTTTGGTTGGCCCAAGCAGCAGTATGCCAAAGAACAGCCATCACCATCGTTTGTGGATAGAATACCCAAGGGTAGGGAAGATACTGAGTTCAGTTCGGCGAATGGTGGTTATTTCAATGAACAAAGAAGCAGAGTTACTGCAGCAACAGGCATAGCCGTGGTACCAGATACAATGTACCAGCAGGGAAGGCAACAGGCACGGAAGGGTAGAGATCCAGCTTCGGAGAATAATATGAGAAATTCTGTTGCTTACCCAATTAGAACGGCTGTGCCAGACGAAGATGACCATCTGAATGACCTCCTTCAGGTGCAGTATTATTACTTCTGCACAATTTCGTTGATACAATATGTCCGGGGTTAGGTTTTGATGGTTGTTAACTGGTGCAGGAAGAGGAAGATTTAGTGAGTGCTCACAGAAAGCAGGTGGAAGAGACCCTGGATATCATTAAAGAGGTTAGTCGCCTAAAATGGTAAATTGCGTCACTGACTCACTGTCATTGGTCGTCATATTATTTTGCCTTAACCTGTGAATGGCCTCTTGTTTCATCAGGAGATGAACTTACTAGATGAAGCAGATCAGCCTGGCAACCAACTAGACGACTACGTTACAAGACTAAGCGGTATCCTCTCACAGAAAGCTGCTGGAATTGTGGATTTACAGGATCGTCTGGCACAGTTCCAGAGGCGCTTAAACGAGAATAGCGTGCTGCTATATTCCGAGTGCCCTTGATCACAAGAGCGGCCTATTCGTCCGCTACTCCGTCTCCGAGGGTAATGAGGAAGTTGGGGACAGAGGCAGCAGAGTCGATCTGCCCCCATGAGCTCTGCACCGATGTGGTCTCGCCTTTGCGAACCCGGTGCGCCGATGCAGTTCTGAACCCATAGATGCGGCAAATGCAGAACTAGGTGGCTAGTTGACTGCTGCTTGCCGTGGCCGACTCGGTAGCATATTTGTACCCGAGTCGTTCCATGGTGTGCGTGTGCTTCGTACTTCCGTTCAATCCATGTGTATGTATATCCGCGTCACATGAGTACCCTGCTATTTGTTCATCAACAAATATGCTATTTTTACTGCGGTGCATGAAGATTCCGGTATGTTGTTGCATGGcatttttttcaaacacacaTACCTTATTTCTGTGGTTACCTCAAGTTGCAAATATATGTTTTGAATATTTTAAATTTTTACTATCAACTTCATATGGACTGAAAAAAATGAACAAAAACGTGTCTCATACATCTGATTCAGAAAATCTCtctccgatccatattaattgacGCACATTTAGTATAACTTAGAAGACCTTATATTTGTGAATGGAGGGTTACCTAAACAACATGAAAGGTTTCATCTTACGTTAGTTTTTCTCCCAACCATTCTTTCGTCATCCCCATCCCCATCGATCGTTGTTCGCTTAGGGTGTCTCCAACAGCATACATTAAAAAGGGCAATTAGGATCGTCCACACATCCACGAACATGTCCGGACGTGCCCGCAAACAACGGATAGGGGGCTGTCATCCAATTTGGTGCACCTAATGTCCATCTCTTGTCTAatagagagagaggagagagaaggGAGGAGGATGAAAAGCTGGTTCACTATGGGTCCAAGGCTTGTCCATAGCGTGTCCGGACTCCTCAAGCCACTTCTTCGTTTGCTACTGGTTTAGCAGAATTCGGACACCCTGCCTGCTCCGCGGACGTTTGATGTGCCCCATTAAATGACTAAAAGTGTCCGAATCATCTGATTCGGACATTTAGAATCGATTTGATGTACACCCGTGGAGATGCCCTTAGGCCCTGCACCGCATCCCCTCCCCCGCCTGAAAATATCGGCTGAACCGAATGAATAAACCGCACCACTCCTCACGACCTACCATAAAAAATAGGCTAGGGTTGCCCAACTCGGCCGTAAAGCTGTTATCCCGCACATCACCAACCATGGCCGATGCCTCCCAGTGCAGATGGGGGTAGCATCGCCATAGCCTGAGTGATCTCCCCCGAGGAAGCCCCATGCTTGCCGTCATGTGTCACAACCTTCGATACCCGTGTGCGGTTGTTGACGACTCTTCTGCCGACCCCATCGCCCCTGCTCGCCTTCTCCCCTACCGCGGTCGCCTCACCCTAGCTCCTGGGCGCCACGTTAATTGTTTACGCTTATGAGATTACATCCGACTGTATTTAGTGCCACTCCaccttttttttcaaatttgatatTTTATGCTTGTGAGATCACATCCAGTTGTATTTAGTGCCACTACATCTTTTTTGCTCTTCTATGCTTGTTGTGGGATCGTCAAAACAATGAATTATTACATCATCAGTATAATATGAATGGGTTGCTTTGCTTTAGATTCTATCATATTGTCTTCTTATGACTATTGAGAAACACAAAAGAGTTGAATGTGGTTCTGATGTCCGTATGCAGATGTGCTAT
The Aegilops tauschii subsp. strangulata cultivar AL8/78 chromosome 3, Aet v6.0, whole genome shotgun sequence genome window above contains:
- the LOC109766523 gene encoding kinesin-like protein KIN-13B, whose amino-acid sequence is MNAGGRRRFTSEQLLFDVPANAATAGGAGRWTQRGGLRRGDGEIFVSVDPATPARLRGGDAAAGESPGQRHQLSPGLLDLHAFDTELIPDFQVQGMYDGAEKFGYSNGEGFEDSNMSFGTDKQMSKSAVFAESNYLKAFPEKEKAAPVAKIKVVVRKRPLNKKEISKKEEDIIDIEQNSLTVHETKLKVDLTEYVEKHGFVFDAVLDEDVSNDEVYRETVEPVVPAIFNRTKATCFAYGQTGSGKTYTMRPLPLKASQDILRLMHHTYRNQGFQLFFSFFEIYGGKLYDLLNERSKLCMREDGKQKVCIVGLQEYRVSDLETIKELIERGNATRSTGTTGANEESSRSHAILQLAIKRRVDGNESKPPRLAGKLSFIDLAGSERGADTNENDKQTRIEGAEINKSLLALKECIRALDNDQNHIPFRGSKLTEVLRDSFIGDSRTVMISCISPSSGSCEHTLNTLRYADRVKSLSKGSNSKKDVPLAAAPLRESSPSPLASVVPSFSAAEVMNDITERSKFGWPKQQYAKEQPSPSFVDRIPKGREDTEFSSANGGYFNEQRSRVTAATGIAVVPDTMYQQGRQQARKGRDPASENNMRNSVAYPIRTAVPDEDDHLNDLLQEEEDLVSAHRKQVEETLDIIKEEMNLLDEADQPGNQLDDYVTRLSGILSQKAAGIVDLQDRLAQFQRRLNENSVLLYSECP